Proteins from a genomic interval of Kitasatospora herbaricolor:
- a CDS encoding RDD family protein produces MDTREALGSWIDGPKAAAEKMGADFGHRGERLGLPKEGPGSIAGPGRRIGALFVDGWLVALIAYGLVSRGDQAQANLWTTPIFFVVTVLLLATTGTTMGKRLFGLRVVRVDGGRAGIPQVMLRTLLLCLAVPALVWDRDTRGLHDKAVGTVEVRI; encoded by the coding sequence GTGGACACCAGAGAAGCGTTGGGATCGTGGATCGACGGCCCGAAGGCGGCCGCCGAGAAGATGGGTGCCGACTTCGGGCACCGCGGCGAGCGCCTCGGCCTGCCCAAGGAGGGTCCCGGTTCGATCGCCGGTCCCGGCCGCCGGATCGGCGCGCTCTTCGTCGACGGCTGGCTGGTGGCGCTGATCGCTTACGGCCTCGTCTCGCGCGGCGACCAGGCACAGGCCAACCTCTGGACCACCCCGATCTTCTTCGTGGTGACCGTGCTGCTGCTCGCCACCACCGGAACCACGATGGGCAAGCGACTGTTCGGCCTGCGGGTGGTGCGTGTGGACGGCGGGCGGGCCGGCATCCCGCAGGTGATGCTGCGCACCCTGCTGCTCTGCCTGGCGGTGCCGGCGCTGGTCTGGGACCGGGACACCCGTGGCCTGCACGACAAGGCCGTCGGCACGGTCGAGGTCCGGATCTGA
- the glnA gene encoding type I glutamate--ammonia ligase, with protein sequence MFNNAAEVKQYIADNDVKFIDVRFCDLPGVMQHFSVPAATFDPAETLMFDGSSIRGFQAIHESDMALVPDLATARLDPFRKEKHLNINFFIQDPITGEAYSRDPRNVAKKAEAYLASSGIADTAFFGPEAEFYVFDSVRFETSANASYYHIDSEAGAWNSGSAEGDARGYKVKYKGGYFPIPPVDHFADLRAEMSLELAAAGLEVERQHHEVGTAGQAEINYKFNTLLHAADDLMLFKYIIKNVAWRNGKTATFMPKPIFGDNGSGMHVHQSLWTEGSPLFYDEQGYAGLSDTARYYIGGLLKHAPSLLAFTNPSVNSYHRLVPGFEAPVNLVYSQRNRSAAIRIPITGSNAKAKRIEFRAPDPSSNPYLAFAAMLMAGLDGIKNKIEPLEPVDKDLYELAPDEHASVPQVPASLPAVLEALEADHEYLLAGGVFTPDLIETWIDFKRTNEIAPIALRPHPHEFELYYDL encoded by the coding sequence ATGTTCAACAACGCCGCCGAGGTCAAGCAGTACATCGCGGACAACGATGTGAAGTTCATCGACGTCCGGTTCTGCGACCTGCCAGGCGTCATGCAGCACTTCTCGGTGCCTGCGGCGACGTTCGACCCGGCCGAGACCCTGATGTTCGACGGCTCGTCGATCCGCGGGTTCCAGGCCATTCACGAGTCGGACATGGCACTCGTCCCCGACCTTGCCACGGCCCGCCTGGACCCGTTCCGCAAGGAGAAGCACCTCAACATCAACTTCTTCATCCAGGACCCGATCACGGGCGAGGCCTACAGCCGCGACCCGCGCAACGTCGCCAAGAAGGCCGAGGCCTACCTGGCCTCCTCCGGCATCGCCGACACCGCCTTCTTCGGGCCCGAGGCCGAGTTCTACGTCTTCGACTCGGTGCGCTTCGAGACCAGCGCGAACGCCTCGTACTACCACATCGACTCCGAGGCCGGCGCCTGGAACAGCGGCTCCGCCGAGGGCGACGCGCGCGGCTACAAGGTGAAGTACAAGGGCGGGTACTTCCCCATCCCGCCGGTCGACCACTTCGCCGACCTGCGCGCCGAGATGTCGCTGGAGCTCGCGGCCGCCGGCCTGGAGGTCGAGCGCCAGCACCACGAGGTCGGCACCGCCGGCCAGGCCGAGATCAACTACAAGTTCAACACCCTGCTGCACGCCGCCGACGACCTGATGCTGTTCAAGTACATCATCAAGAACGTCGCCTGGCGCAACGGCAAGACCGCCACCTTCATGCCGAAGCCGATCTTCGGCGACAACGGCTCGGGCATGCACGTCCACCAGTCGCTGTGGACCGAGGGCTCCCCGCTGTTCTACGACGAGCAGGGCTACGCCGGGCTCTCCGACACCGCGCGCTACTACATCGGCGGCCTGCTCAAGCACGCGCCGTCGCTGCTCGCCTTCACCAACCCGTCGGTGAACTCGTACCACCGCCTGGTCCCCGGCTTCGAGGCCCCGGTCAACCTGGTGTACTCGCAGCGCAACCGCTCGGCCGCGATCCGCATCCCGATCACCGGCTCGAACGCCAAGGCCAAGCGCATCGAGTTCCGCGCGCCCGACCCGTCCTCCAACCCGTACCTCGCCTTCGCGGCGATGCTGATGGCGGGCCTGGACGGCATCAAGAACAAGATCGAGCCGCTGGAGCCGGTCGACAAGGACCTGTACGAGCTCGCCCCCGACGAGCACGCGTCCGTCCCCCAGGTCCCGGCCTCGCTGCCGGCCGTGCTGGAGGCCCTGGAGGCCGACCACGAGTACCTGCTGGCCGGCGGCGTCTTCACGCCCGACCTGATCGAGACCTGGATCGACTTCAAGCGCACCAACGAGATCGCCCCGATCGCACTGCGCCCGCACCCGCACGAGTTCGAGCTCTACTACGACCTCTGA
- a CDS encoding PP2C family protein-serine/threonine phosphatase → MPVANRPAPRPAAPPGVQAPRWVAWLPILLLLVDIVAEAAFPGAVAAGFLLTPIPVVVAFSYGPRVALLSTAGVIGLQIALAARAGHLDEQHHIWIYVATLLSGGMGTALAWQRTRQERSLVRARTVAETLQRAVLRPVPERAGDLRVAALYRAAHADAGVGGDLYALCDTRFGVRLLLGDVRGKGLEAVRTVAEVLGAFRAAAHDTACLAELAEQLDRTVMREAIDRGDEELFVTAVLLEYVTGSGRVDVINRGHLAPLVLSGTAVAVVSCPDELPLGLGHLAAPAEPAVTTGVPLPPGHTLLVHTDGVSEARDAAGTFYPLAGRLGSLGTSAPDLVVAFLDRDVAAYAGRLHDDLAVLALSPSPV, encoded by the coding sequence GTGCCCGTTGCGAACCGCCCGGCCCCGCGGCCGGCCGCCCCGCCGGGTGTGCAGGCCCCACGCTGGGTGGCGTGGCTGCCGATTCTGCTGCTCCTCGTCGACATCGTCGCCGAGGCCGCGTTCCCCGGCGCCGTCGCGGCCGGCTTCCTGCTCACCCCGATCCCGGTCGTGGTCGCCTTCAGCTACGGACCCAGGGTGGCGTTGCTGTCCACGGCCGGTGTGATCGGCCTCCAGATCGCCCTCGCCGCGCGCGCCGGCCATCTGGACGAGCAGCACCACATCTGGATCTACGTCGCCACGCTGCTCTCCGGAGGGATGGGCACCGCGCTGGCCTGGCAGCGGACCCGGCAGGAGCGGAGCCTGGTCCGGGCCCGGACCGTCGCCGAGACCCTGCAGCGCGCGGTGCTGCGCCCGGTGCCCGAGCGGGCCGGCGACCTTCGGGTGGCCGCCCTGTACCGCGCGGCGCACGCGGACGCGGGGGTCGGCGGGGACCTGTACGCGCTCTGCGACACCCGGTTCGGTGTCCGGCTCCTGCTCGGGGACGTCCGGGGCAAGGGACTGGAGGCCGTCCGGACGGTGGCGGAGGTGCTCGGGGCCTTCCGCGCGGCCGCCCACGACACCGCCTGCCTGGCCGAGCTGGCCGAACAACTGGACCGCACGGTGATGCGCGAGGCCATCGACCGGGGCGACGAGGAGCTGTTCGTGACGGCGGTGCTGCTGGAGTACGTCACCGGGTCCGGCCGGGTGGACGTGATCAACCGGGGGCACCTCGCCCCGCTGGTGCTCTCCGGCACGGCCGTGGCCGTCGTCTCCTGCCCCGACGAACTCCCGCTCGGCCTCGGCCACCTGGCCGCCCCCGCCGAGCCGGCCGTGACCACCGGGGTGCCGCTGCCGCCGGGCCACACCCTGCTGGTGCACACCGACGGGGTCAGCGAGGCCCGGGACGCCGCCGGCACCTTCTACCCGCTGGCCGGCCGCCTCGGCTCGCTGGGGACGTCCGCACCCGACCTGGTGGTCGCCTTCCTCGACCGGGACGTCGCCGCGTACGCCGGCCGGCTGCACGACGACCTCGCGGTGCTGGCCCTCAGCCCGTCACCCGTGTGA
- a CDS encoding cytochrome P450 — translation MDGEAIIGQLMGREGRADPYPLYRRAHALGPVAPCGPGMAMAVGHRAANQVLRNPAFGVADHGMRADFDPEFLNHSSAVLLSRSVLESNAPHHARVRSLIASVFTARRVAALEPAVVAAVDALLDGMAAQGADGGPVDFMDGFAFRLPVGVICELLGVPEADRYRFRGLAADLTTALEFIADPSELTAADEAADELAGYFTELAAERRARPKDDLVSALVEVAAADDTRLSEQELLANLVLLLVAGFETTTNLLGNGLALLFEHPEAAAGLLDGAVTPAGLTDEVLRYDSPVQLTSRIALAPGLAVEGVETPPGSAVFVLIGAANRDPDRYERPEVFDPTRGDSQPLSFGGGAHYCLGAQLAKLESAVAVPALLRRFPRLAPAGAPTRRDRLVLRGFETLPVTLR, via the coding sequence ATGGACGGCGAAGCGATCATCGGGCAGCTGATGGGCCGGGAGGGCCGGGCCGACCCCTACCCGCTCTACCGGCGGGCGCACGCCCTCGGACCGGTCGCGCCCTGCGGCCCCGGCATGGCCATGGCGGTCGGCCACCGGGCGGCCAACCAGGTCCTGCGCAACCCCGCCTTCGGCGTCGCCGACCACGGGATGCGGGCCGACTTCGACCCGGAGTTCCTGAACCACTCCTCCGCGGTGCTGCTCAGCCGCTCCGTCCTGGAGAGCAACGCCCCGCACCACGCCAGGGTCCGGTCGCTGATCGCCTCGGTCTTCACCGCCCGCCGGGTGGCGGCGCTGGAGCCGGCCGTGGTCGCCGCCGTCGACGCCCTGCTGGACGGGATGGCCGCCCAGGGGGCGGACGGCGGCCCCGTCGACTTCATGGACGGCTTCGCCTTCCGGCTGCCGGTCGGCGTGATCTGCGAACTGCTCGGCGTCCCGGAGGCCGACCGCTACCGGTTCCGCGGCCTCGCCGCCGACCTGACCACCGCCCTGGAGTTCATCGCCGACCCCTCCGAGCTGACGGCCGCCGACGAGGCGGCCGACGAACTGGCCGGGTACTTCACCGAACTCGCCGCGGAACGCCGAGCCCGCCCCAAGGACGACCTGGTCAGCGCGCTGGTCGAGGTGGCGGCGGCCGACGACACCCGGTTGTCGGAGCAGGAGCTGCTGGCCAACCTGGTGCTGCTGCTGGTGGCGGGCTTCGAGACCACCACCAACCTGCTCGGCAACGGCCTCGCCCTGCTCTTCGAGCACCCGGAGGCCGCCGCGGGCCTGCTGGACGGCGCCGTCACCCCGGCCGGCCTCACCGACGAGGTCCTGCGCTACGACTCCCCGGTCCAGCTCACCTCCCGGATCGCCCTCGCGCCCGGCCTCGCCGTCGAGGGGGTGGAGACCCCGCCCGGCAGCGCGGTGTTCGTGCTGATCGGGGCCGCCAACCGGGACCCCGACCGCTACGAGCGCCCCGAGGTCTTCGACCCCACCCGCGGGGACAGCCAGCCGCTGAGCTTCGGCGGCGGCGCGCACTACTGCCTCGGCGCGCAGCTGGCGAAACTGGAGTCGGCCGTGGCCGTGCCCGCGCTGCTCCGCCGCTTCCCCCGGCTGGCCCCCGCCGGTGCGCCGACCCGGCGCGACCGTCTCGTCCTGCGCGGCTTCGAGACCCTCCCGGTCACGCTGCGCTGA
- a CDS encoding ArsC/Spx/MgsR family protein yields MEIWINPRCGKCRSALTELEAVGAEYTVRRYLEDPPSAAELEQVLERLSLEPWDITRLDEQAAKDAGMKQWTREPGDRARWIAALAEHPILIQRPIITADDGHAIVARTPEAVKSVLPAKG; encoded by the coding sequence ATGGAGATCTGGATCAACCCACGCTGCGGCAAATGCCGGTCCGCGCTCACCGAGCTGGAGGCCGTCGGGGCCGAGTACACCGTGCGGCGCTATCTGGAGGATCCGCCCTCGGCCGCCGAACTGGAGCAGGTGCTGGAGCGGCTCTCGCTCGAACCGTGGGACATCACCCGCCTGGACGAGCAGGCCGCCAAGGACGCCGGGATGAAGCAGTGGACGCGCGAGCCGGGCGACCGGGCCCGCTGGATCGCGGCCCTGGCCGAGCACCCGATCCTGATCCAGCGCCCGATCATCACGGCGGACGACGGCCACGCGATCGTCGCGCGGACGCCGGAGGCCGTGAAGTCCGTCCTGCCCGCCAAGGGCTGA
- a CDS encoding pyridoxamine 5'-phosphate oxidase family protein, with product MATWQDFEQQAPDLAPAVRARFEAARHHVLATLRLDGAPRVSGTEVRFIGADLTLGSMYGAVKAHDLRRDGRFALHSNPGDGTMADGDAKLAGRAVEITDEVELTAYESELPTAPPGPFHAFRLELDQAVLTTVEEGVLVIRSWRPGEPVGTVRRD from the coding sequence ATGGCTACCTGGCAGGATTTCGAGCAGCAGGCACCGGACCTGGCCCCCGCCGTGCGGGCCCGCTTCGAGGCCGCACGGCACCATGTGCTGGCGACGCTCCGGCTCGACGGCGCGCCCAGGGTGAGCGGTACGGAGGTGCGCTTCATCGGCGCGGACCTGACGCTCGGTTCGATGTACGGGGCCGTGAAGGCCCACGACCTCCGGCGGGACGGGCGCTTCGCCCTGCACAGCAACCCGGGGGACGGCACGATGGCGGACGGCGACGCCAAGCTCGCCGGCCGGGCGGTGGAGATCACCGACGAGGTCGAGCTGACGGCGTACGAGTCGGAGCTGCCCACCGCGCCGCCGGGCCCGTTCCACGCCTTCCGGCTGGAACTCGACCAGGCGGTGCTGACCACGGTCGAGGAGGGTGTCCTGGTGATCCGCTCCTGGCGGCCCGGCGAGCCGGTCGGCACCGTCCGGCGGGACTGA
- a CDS encoding DUF1697 domain-containing protein, translating into MSDTTYIAFLRAVNVGGRTVKMERLRELFTELGLGEVRSYIQSGNVFFRTGESDRAALTRRIEQHLEASLDYPVPTMLRTVDEVAALLDAEPFAGHEAGPDTRLVVVFLSEPLPDGYELPQRSAKGDYEIVGADPGAAYVVMHLQSGRMSTNPGAVFGKSYPGQGTGRFLHTLHKILAAARKA; encoded by the coding sequence ATGAGCGACACGACCTACATCGCGTTCCTGCGGGCCGTCAACGTGGGCGGACGCACCGTGAAGATGGAGCGGCTGCGCGAGCTGTTCACCGAGCTGGGGCTGGGCGAGGTCCGCAGCTACATCCAGAGCGGGAACGTCTTCTTCCGCACCGGGGAGAGCGACCGGGCGGCGCTGACCCGGCGGATCGAGCAGCACCTGGAGGCCTCCCTCGACTACCCCGTGCCGACCATGCTGCGCACGGTGGACGAGGTCGCGGCCTTGCTCGACGCCGAGCCGTTCGCCGGCCACGAGGCCGGGCCGGACACCCGGCTGGTGGTGGTGTTCCTCTCCGAACCCCTGCCCGACGGCTACGAGCTGCCGCAGCGGTCCGCCAAGGGCGACTACGAGATCGTCGGCGCCGACCCGGGCGCGGCGTACGTGGTGATGCACCTGCAGAGCGGCCGGATGAGCACCAATCCGGGGGCCGTCTTCGGCAAGTCGTACCCGGGTCAGGGCACGGGGCGGTTCCTGCACACCCTGCACAAGATCCTGGCCGCGGCCCGGAAGGCCTGA
- a CDS encoding FHA domain-containing protein — MSTPDFRTRVERPSEAERELALEVLREGAGSGRLSHHTFMTRMEIVLQARSRAELDAVLADLPGGRPVSRLLLRTVGRFSAFGVGLRDAWRLERLPGLQLPEAGSGLLTIGRLPGSGLRLSDSSVSRAHAELRREGAGWVLYDLGSTNGTHVNGRRVAGAVRVRPGDQVRFGDLEFRLAAG, encoded by the coding sequence ATGAGCACTCCTGATTTCCGGACCCGGGTGGAACGCCCGTCCGAGGCCGAGCGGGAGCTGGCGCTCGAAGTGCTGCGTGAGGGCGCCGGGAGCGGCCGGCTGTCGCACCACACCTTCATGACCCGGATGGAGATCGTCCTCCAGGCCCGCAGCCGGGCCGAGCTGGACGCCGTGCTGGCCGACCTGCCGGGCGGCCGGCCGGTGTCCCGCCTGCTGCTGCGGACGGTGGGCCGGTTCTCGGCCTTCGGGGTCGGCCTGCGGGACGCCTGGCGGCTGGAGCGGCTGCCGGGCCTGCAACTGCCGGAGGCGGGCAGCGGACTGCTGACGATCGGCCGGCTCCCCGGCTCGGGCCTGCGGCTGAGCGACTCCTCGGTCTCGCGCGCCCATGCCGAACTGCGGCGCGAGGGCGCGGGCTGGGTCCTGTACGACCTGGGTTCGACGAACGGGACGCATGTGAACGGGCGGCGGGTGGCCGGCGCGGTCCGGGTCCGCCCCGGTGACCAGGTGCGCTTCGGTGACCTGGAGTTCCGGCTGGCCGCCGGCTGA
- a CDS encoding DUF1152 domain-containing protein, which translates to MTSLFEPQLLTHLLAADRILIAGAGGGFDVYAGLPLALALRQAGKEVHLANLSFSHLYGLDADVWLEPDVARIGPETRSAEGYFPERTLARWLRLHRMPDTVWAFASVGVRPLRAAYRALVAELGIDAILLVDGGTDILMRGDEAGLGTPEEDMASLGAVAGLSEVPERLVACLGFGIDAYHGVNHSLVLENLAALDRAGGYLGAFSLPRGSRAGALYLDAVEHARAAFPEHPSIVHGSVAAALRGEFGDVRFTERTRHGALFVNPLMTLYFAVTVEALAAGNLYLDRLEDTVLTRQISSVIEDFRDGLPGRRPPRQFPH; encoded by the coding sequence GTGACCTCCCTCTTCGAGCCCCAGTTGCTCACCCACCTCCTGGCCGCCGACCGGATCCTGATCGCCGGCGCCGGCGGCGGGTTCGACGTCTACGCGGGCCTGCCCCTGGCGCTCGCGCTCCGCCAGGCCGGAAAGGAGGTGCACCTCGCCAACCTGTCCTTCAGCCACCTGTACGGCCTGGACGCGGACGTCTGGCTCGAACCCGACGTCGCCCGGATCGGGCCCGAAACCCGCTCCGCCGAGGGGTACTTCCCCGAGCGGACGCTGGCCCGCTGGCTGCGCCTGCATCGCATGCCCGACACCGTGTGGGCCTTCGCCTCGGTGGGCGTCCGGCCGCTGCGGGCGGCCTACCGCGCCCTGGTCGCGGAGCTGGGTATCGACGCGATCCTGCTGGTCGACGGCGGTACCGACATCCTGATGCGCGGCGACGAAGCCGGCCTCGGCACCCCCGAGGAGGACATGGCCAGCCTCGGGGCGGTGGCCGGCCTCTCCGAGGTCCCCGAGCGCCTGGTCGCGTGCCTGGGCTTCGGGATCGACGCCTACCACGGCGTCAACCACTCGCTGGTGCTGGAGAACCTGGCCGCCCTGGACCGTGCGGGCGGCTACCTCGGCGCGTTCTCGCTGCCCCGGGGGAGCCGGGCCGGGGCCCTCTACCTGGACGCCGTCGAGCATGCCAGGGCGGCCTTCCCCGAGCACCCGAGCATCGTCCACGGTTCGGTCGCCGCAGCCCTGCGCGGAGAGTTCGGCGACGTCCGCTTCACCGAGCGGACCCGGCACGGCGCGCTCTTCGTCAACCCGCTGATGACCCTCTACTTCGCTGTCACCGTCGAGGCCCTGGCGGCCGGGAACCTCTACCTGGACCGGCTGGAGGACACCGTTCTGACCCGTCAGATCAGCTCGGTGATCGAGGATTTCAGGGACGGCCTGCCGGGGCGGCGCCCGCCGCGCCAGTTCCCGCACTGA
- a CDS encoding DUF6891 domain-containing protein → MTQESALAPDVLHDAQERARELIRGGFQEPDEIVESLVDFLEDQGLTEEQAEQIVVPLWEERLAEQAGWPAVTDVDRLVEAFDSLEADGIVAAMDFTCCSSCGYAEIGGEADEDSRGFVFFHEQDTERAVAGGGLTLRYGGFRHSEEETAEVGRDVVAALAEAGLNARWTGSPDETITVTPLNWLHRLPE, encoded by the coding sequence ATGACCCAGGAATCCGCCCTCGCCCCCGACGTACTGCACGATGCCCAGGAGCGCGCCCGGGAGCTGATCCGCGGGGGGTTCCAGGAGCCGGACGAGATAGTCGAGTCCCTGGTGGACTTCCTGGAGGACCAGGGGTTGACGGAGGAGCAGGCCGAGCAGATCGTCGTCCCGCTGTGGGAGGAGCGGCTGGCCGAGCAGGCCGGCTGGCCCGCGGTGACGGACGTCGACCGGCTGGTGGAGGCCTTCGACTCGCTGGAGGCGGACGGCATCGTCGCCGCGATGGACTTCACCTGCTGCAGCAGCTGCGGTTACGCGGAGATCGGCGGGGAGGCGGACGAGGACTCCCGGGGCTTCGTCTTCTTCCACGAGCAGGACACCGAACGGGCGGTCGCCGGCGGTGGCCTGACGCTGCGCTACGGCGGATTCCGGCACTCCGAGGAGGAGACCGCGGAGGTCGGGCGCGACGTGGTCGCCGCGCTGGCCGAGGCCGGACTGAACGCGCGCTGGACCGGCTCGCCGGACGAGACCATCACCGTCACCCCGCTGAACTGGCTGCACCGGCTGCCGGAGTAG
- a CDS encoding GNAT family N-acetyltransferase — protein sequence MELARLRADHAGALLAFERENREYFARTVPDRTDAYFTDFDARHRALLAEQEAGVCHFHVVLDEPGALVGRVNLVDVEDGTADLGYRIGERAAGRGLATAVVAEVCRLAAAGYGLRALTAATTPDNPASRTVLERNGFVVVGDVDLGGRPGLRFRRELSAAG from the coding sequence GTGGAGCTGGCACGGCTGAGGGCCGATCACGCGGGGGCCCTGCTGGCCTTCGAGCGGGAGAACCGGGAGTACTTCGCGCGCACCGTGCCGGACCGCACCGACGCGTACTTCACCGACTTCGACGCCCGGCACCGGGCCCTGCTCGCCGAGCAGGAGGCCGGCGTGTGCCACTTCCACGTCGTGCTGGACGAGCCGGGGGCATTGGTCGGCCGGGTCAACCTGGTGGACGTCGAGGACGGGACGGCCGACCTCGGGTACCGGATCGGCGAGCGCGCCGCCGGGCGGGGCCTGGCCACGGCCGTGGTCGCGGAGGTCTGCCGGCTGGCCGCCGCCGGGTACGGGCTGCGCGCCCTCACGGCGGCCACCACACCGGACAATCCGGCGTCCCGGACGGTGCTGGAACGCAACGGGTTCGTCGTGGTGGGCGACGTCGACCTCGGCGGACGGCCCGGCCTGCGGTTCCGGCGCGAGCTGTCCGCCGCCGGCTGA
- a CDS encoding TetR/AcrR family transcriptional regulator C-terminal domain-containing protein: MAQKLDRAQVVDTALRLLGETGLDGLTLRRIATELDVKAPALYWHFASKQALLDEMATEMLRRMGAGGGSVPEGWRAALTATCRTLRASLLGYRDGAKVFSGTRLTDLGHSEGQNALLAAFTEEGFALPDAVQAFFTAYAYTIGFVIEEQAVAPLPGEQPAPEYDPVRRAGRIGADRPLAAAASEVLFTDYEQRFERGLAILLAGIEVVLRPAPPA; the protein is encoded by the coding sequence GTGGCACAGAAACTGGACCGGGCGCAGGTGGTCGACACCGCCCTGCGGCTGCTCGGCGAGACCGGCCTCGACGGCCTCACCCTGCGCCGGATCGCCACCGAACTCGACGTCAAGGCACCGGCGTTGTACTGGCACTTCGCCAGCAAGCAGGCCCTGCTCGACGAGATGGCCACCGAGATGCTGCGCCGGATGGGCGCCGGCGGCGGGAGCGTTCCGGAGGGCTGGCGGGCGGCGCTCACCGCGACCTGCCGCACCCTGCGCGCGAGCCTGCTCGGCTACCGGGACGGCGCCAAGGTCTTCAGCGGCACCCGGCTCACCGACCTCGGCCACAGCGAGGGCCAGAACGCCCTGCTGGCGGCCTTCACCGAGGAGGGATTCGCCCTCCCCGACGCCGTCCAGGCCTTCTTCACCGCGTACGCCTACACGATCGGATTCGTGATCGAGGAGCAGGCCGTCGCCCCGCTGCCCGGCGAGCAGCCGGCGCCCGAGTACGACCCGGTGCGGCGGGCCGGGCGGATCGGCGCCGACCGGCCGCTCGCGGCGGCCGCGAGCGAGGTCCTGTTCACCGACTACGAGCAGCGCTTCGAGCGCGGGCTGGCCATCCTGCTCGCCGGGATCGAGGTCGTCCTGCGGCCCGCCCCACCGGCCTGA
- a CDS encoding FAD-dependent monooxygenase: MDTPPPDGTALNGPLNGVPDDTEVLIVGAGPTGLTLACDLARHGVRALLVERAGTLFPGSRGKGLQPRTQEVFEDLGVLDRIHAGGSAYPLMMAWENGERLGTWDLIERGTPGPAAPYADVWMIPQWRTQEILHARLLELGGRVAFGTALTGLEQHADRVEAELTAADGSTRTVGAGYLVGADGGRGAVRRALGIAMRGEEVDPRPALVADLRVEGLDRDHWHVWPKAPGGALLLCPMPGTADFQLFAQLEEGPPDTSAEGVRALVAAGTHLPASAVTEVRRASDFRPRAAVAERFREGRVFLAGDAAHIHSPAGGQGLNTSVQDAYNLGWKLGRVLRAGAPESLLDSYQEERYPVAASVIDLSTGLHRAERDGTDDRRARRGKDTDQLDVGYRGGPLTAEQRPGLDEEALHAGDRAPDSPYRAADGTARRLFELYRGTHLTVLAVDRELPALPAGVRGLRLDGGHAAEAYGPGLFVIRPDGYVGLATHDAAALPGYLAALGAR; this comes from the coding sequence GTGGACACCCCTCCCCCGGACGGCACCGCCCTGAACGGCCCCCTGAACGGCGTCCCGGACGACACCGAGGTCCTGATCGTCGGCGCCGGGCCGACCGGCCTCACCCTCGCCTGCGACCTGGCCCGGCACGGCGTTCGGGCCCTGCTGGTCGAGCGGGCCGGCACCCTCTTCCCCGGCTCGCGCGGCAAGGGGCTCCAGCCCCGTACCCAGGAGGTCTTCGAGGACCTCGGCGTCCTCGACCGGATCCACGCGGGCGGCAGCGCCTACCCGCTGATGATGGCCTGGGAGAACGGCGAGCGACTGGGCACCTGGGACCTCATCGAGCGCGGCACCCCCGGCCCGGCCGCCCCGTACGCCGACGTGTGGATGATCCCGCAGTGGCGCACCCAGGAGATCCTCCACGCGCGGCTGCTGGAGCTGGGCGGCCGGGTCGCCTTCGGCACCGCGCTGACCGGCCTGGAGCAGCACGCCGACCGGGTCGAGGCCGAGCTGACCGCGGCCGACGGCAGCACCCGCACGGTCGGCGCCGGCTACCTGGTCGGCGCCGACGGCGGGCGCGGCGCCGTCCGCAGGGCGCTCGGCATCGCCATGCGCGGTGAGGAGGTCGACCCCCGGCCGGCGCTGGTCGCCGACCTCCGGGTCGAGGGCCTGGACCGCGACCACTGGCACGTCTGGCCGAAGGCCCCCGGCGGCGCCCTGCTGCTCTGCCCGATGCCGGGGACGGCGGATTTCCAGCTGTTCGCCCAGCTGGAGGAGGGGCCGCCGGACACCTCGGCCGAAGGGGTGCGCGCGCTCGTCGCGGCCGGCACCCACCTGCCGGCGAGCGCCGTCACCGAGGTGCGCCGGGCCTCGGACTTCCGCCCCCGGGCGGCCGTCGCCGAGCGGTTCCGCGAAGGCCGGGTCTTCCTGGCGGGCGACGCCGCGCACATCCACTCCCCCGCCGGCGGGCAGGGCCTGAACACCAGCGTGCAGGACGCGTACAACCTGGGCTGGAAGCTCGGCCGGGTGCTGCGCGCGGGCGCCCCCGAGTCGCTGCTCGACAGCTACCAGGAGGAGCGGTACCCCGTCGCCGCCTCGGTGATCGACCTCAGCACCGGACTGCACCGGGCGGAGCGCGACGGCACCGACGACCGGCGGGCGCGCCGGGGCAAGGACACCGACCAGCTGGACGTCGGCTACCGGGGCGGGCCGCTCACCGCGGAGCAGCGGCCGGGACTGGACGAGGAGGCCCTGCACGCGGGCGACCGGGCGCCCGACTCTCCGTACCGGGCGGCCGACGGCACGGCGCGGCGGCTGTTCGAGCTGTACCGGGGGACGCATCTGACGGTACTCGCCGTGGACCGTGAGCTGCCCGCCCTGCCGGCCGGCGTCCGGGGCCTGCGGCTCGACGGCGGGCACGCCGCGGAGGCGTACGGGCCGGGGCTGTTCGTGATCCGCCCGGACGGGTACGTCGGGCTGGCCACCCACGACGCGGCGGCCCTGCCCGGCTACCTGGCGGCGCTCGGCGCCCGCTGA